A genomic region of Desulfocurvibacter africanus subsp. africanus DSM 2603 contains the following coding sequences:
- a CDS encoding 4Fe-4S dicluster domain-containing protein encodes MNQLSLAIDLSRCIGCKTCVAACRNYHGLTDHASDMPGKMPYYLRVESRREGSFPNLKLESWVVPCQHCNNAPCVKACKSGSISKDEQTGIVRIDQGKCQGSGDCLKACPYGVIQFDAARNKAHKCDMCWDLVHGGQKPVCAQVCLTDAIRFGEKQLLRMELKAEGKEILKRMSAQSVLYYRDSV; translated from the coding sequence ATGAATCAGCTCAGCCTGGCCATAGACCTGTCACGGTGCATCGGCTGCAAGACGTGTGTGGCGGCTTGCCGCAATTACCACGGGCTCACGGACCACGCTTCGGACATGCCCGGGAAGATGCCGTACTACCTGCGTGTGGAGAGCAGGCGGGAGGGGAGCTTCCCCAACCTCAAACTGGAATCCTGGGTTGTGCCTTGCCAGCACTGCAACAACGCGCCCTGCGTCAAGGCCTGCAAGTCCGGCTCAATCAGCAAGGACGAGCAGACCGGCATCGTGCGCATCGACCAGGGCAAGTGCCAGGGCTCGGGGGACTGCCTCAAGGCCTGCCCCTACGGGGTAATCCAGTTCGATGCGGCGCGCAACAAGGCCCACAAGTGCGATATGTGCTGGGATCTTGTGCATGGCGGGCAGAAGCCAGTCTGTGCCCAGGTCTGCCTCACCGATGCCATCCGCTTCGGCGAGAAGCAGCTCCTGCGCATGGAGTTGAAGGCCGAGGGCAAGGAAATCCTCAAGCGCATGAGCGCTCAGTCCGTGCTCTATTACCGCGATTCGGTGTAG
- a CDS encoding phage tail assembly chaperone translates to MHLRHSPSSCLLSLLTLIRRQASVKEGAAYRQALRDLPQQAGFPWAGPSDAARRGRVSRRKRGPNLSKPEMTRRPRVGAGLKPALTKPPLHRTRRGRPRRAASNSNCYTESR, encoded by the coding sequence ATGCATTTGCGGCACAGTCCTTCCTCCTGCTTATTAAGCTTATTAACCTTAATAAGAAGACAGGCCTCAGTCAAGGAGGGTGCAGCCTATCGCCAGGCCCTGCGCGACCTGCCGCAGCAGGCTGGGTTTCCCTGGGCCGGGCCGAGTGATGCGGCCCGCAGGGGCCGGGTGAGCCGGCGTAAGCGCGGCCCGAATCTTTCGAAGCCGGAAATGACGAGGCGACCACGCGTAGGGGCGGGTTTGAAACCCGCCCTTACAAAACCGCCCCTACATCGGACCAGACGAGGGCGGCCCAGGCGGGCCGCCTCCAACAGCAACTGCTACACCGAATCGCGGTAA
- the relB gene encoding type II toxin-antitoxin system RelB family antitoxin, with product MHSVQLPDDLSKRLAALAQATKRPKSYFMREALERALGDLEDAYLAETAYENFVKSGEKPIPLEVVEQDLGLAD from the coding sequence ATGCATTCCGTCCAGTTGCCAGACGATCTATCCAAGCGTCTGGCCGCCCTGGCCCAGGCCACCAAGAGGCCCAAGAGCTATTTCATGCGCGAGGCCCTGGAGCGCGCGCTCGGGGACCTGGAAGACGCCTACCTGGCCGAGACCGCCTACGAGAACTTCGTGAAGAGCGGCGAGAAGCCCATCCCGCTGGAGGTAGTGGAGCAAGACCTTGGCCTGGCGGATTAG
- a CDS encoding type II toxin-antitoxin system RelE family toxin, giving the protein MAWRISFTPQAHKELNKLGAREAGRITEFLRERVAPSPRALGGPLKGHLREFWRWRLGDYRILARLEDDELLVLVVRVGNRNKIYDKP; this is encoded by the coding sequence TTGGCCTGGCGGATTAGCTTCACGCCGCAGGCGCACAAGGAGCTGAACAAACTGGGCGCACGGGAGGCCGGGCGCATCACGGAGTTTTTGCGCGAGCGGGTCGCGCCGAGCCCGCGAGCCCTGGGCGGTCCACTCAAAGGCCATTTGCGGGAATTCTGGAGATGGCGGCTGGGGGATTACCGCATCCTGGCCAGGCTCGAAGATGACGAGCTGCTCGTCCTGGTGGTGCGGGTAGGCAATCGCAACAAGATCTACGACAAGCCCTAA
- a CDS encoding glycosyltransferase, whose amino-acid sequence MIHVSLTSTSFRMPIVYYTLISLLRQRQVEYRLYLWLSREPFALDKGVDAIPDEIAELQSDMFHVGFAPNTGSYRKLLPLLQIVSAPDDLIVIADDDVIYNRNWLDRLGNAAEARPRDIVCCRARQPRRNALGGLRPYKKWPYVNRELRDKRLLPIGVGGVAYRRGFFPDLSIFDGCNELAFCKDDLFLKFCTHAHIESVTRIANGESLFSIIETGETLFSLNKRSYPRFGKSDGLLAGLVRTKRSASVLRSLGLLTTENDKTNQVLADHFGFNPYQ is encoded by the coding sequence ATGATCCATGTCTCACTGACCTCGACATCCTTTCGGATGCCCATCGTCTACTACACGCTCATCTCCTTGCTGCGACAAAGGCAGGTTGAGTATCGGCTGTACCTATGGCTCTCGCGAGAGCCTTTTGCCTTGGACAAGGGGGTGGACGCGATACCGGATGAAATCGCGGAGCTTCAATCGGATATGTTCCACGTCGGGTTCGCACCAAACACCGGCTCCTACAGAAAGTTGCTCCCCCTTCTACAGATCGTCTCGGCCCCGGATGACTTGATCGTCATCGCTGACGACGATGTGATCTATAATCGGAATTGGCTGGACCGGCTGGGTAATGCCGCCGAGGCTCGTCCGCGCGACATTGTCTGTTGCCGCGCGCGGCAGCCCAGAAGGAACGCTCTGGGAGGGCTCCGGCCCTACAAGAAGTGGCCCTATGTAAACCGCGAACTTCGCGACAAGCGGCTCTTGCCCATAGGCGTGGGAGGTGTGGCCTACAGGCGCGGCTTCTTCCCAGACCTGTCCATATTTGATGGCTGCAACGAACTGGCCTTCTGCAAGGATGACCTTTTCCTCAAGTTCTGCACGCATGCACATATTGAGTCTGTCACGCGTATCGCCAACGGCGAGAGCCTCTTCTCCATTATCGAGACTGGAGAAACCTTGTTCAGCCTGAACAAGCGGTCCTACCCGCGCTTCGGCAAGTCGGACGGGCTGCTGGCAGGTCTGGTCCGCACGAAGCGCTCGGCCAGCGTACTGCGCTCCCTGGGATTGTTGACCACCGAGAACGATAAGACCAACCAGGTGCTCGCAGATCATTTTGGATTCAATCCCTACCAGTGA
- a CDS encoding tail fiber assembly protein: protein MHIYHYHLETHEYLSSTPADLDPLETELAGEPRYLIPSRATEQTPPEVPAGHAACWTGQGWELVEDHRGERYWLPEDDWQHEGRSMEDLGALPVGATMIRPEMPEDMRLERLAVAVRDERDRRLSACDYLMMADYTIAEAGRAAWAAYRQALRDLPAQAGFPWAGPDDAACPWPGEPKALG from the coding sequence ATGCATATATATCATTATCATTTAGAAACGCATGAGTACCTGAGCAGCACGCCAGCCGACCTCGACCCCCTGGAAACCGAACTAGCCGGCGAGCCGCGCTACCTGATTCCCTCCCGGGCCACGGAGCAGACGCCGCCCGAGGTTCCTGCCGGCCATGCGGCCTGCTGGACAGGCCAGGGCTGGGAACTTGTCGAGGACCATCGAGGTGAGCGCTACTGGCTGCCCGAGGACGATTGGCAGCATGAGGGGCGCAGCATGGAGGACCTGGGGGCGCTGCCCGTGGGTGCCACGATGATCAGGCCCGAGATGCCCGAGGATATGCGCCTGGAGCGGCTGGCAGTTGCCGTGCGCGACGAGCGCGACCGCAGGCTCTCGGCCTGCGACTACCTCATGATGGCGGACTACACTATTGCCGAGGCCGGGCGCGCCGCATGGGCAGCTTATCGCCAGGCCCTGCGCGACCTGCCCGCGCAGGCGGGATTTCCGTGGGCCGGGCCGGACGATGCGGCTTGCCCGTGGCCGGGCGAGCCTAAGGCCCTTGGATAG
- a CDS encoding phage tail protein, protein MPNFATFTKTLQGLALDNKLAFAGSVLDLTNLAAGSGIWPEGTDPSTLTALLAEQTRVAVGEPVARGDGSFEVHGVLSNIGLAAGFDWQECGVFARDPDLPQSSDEILYMVTHVEDPAQADYIPAQGGNNLVELDFTFLMRSAAGVQVRAVLEDTLVIATKRDVENHARFARLTALTGGVAGALDAISWGECKAKELAVVETSPGVLTFYRFDKDSLADEAVPEVITPDSAEANPGRWVLARPETALAVLGATSAATAGAYMLRDSAGRAKVAAPLADDDIARKADINAATPAGTVAFFARSSSPEGWLKCNGAAVGRATYAGLFAAIGTSFGAGDGSTTFKLPDLRGEFVRGWDDGRGADIGRVFGSAQADAFRAHNHNPQIYAHWEGGPGGWSLDRDNQSSNWQGISSSTVGGVETRPRNMALLACIKY, encoded by the coding sequence ATGCCGAATTTCGCTACATTTACCAAGACCCTCCAGGGCCTGGCCCTGGACAACAAGCTGGCCTTCGCCGGCTCGGTCCTCGACCTCACGAACCTGGCCGCGGGCTCCGGGATCTGGCCCGAAGGCACGGACCCGTCCACGCTCACGGCGCTTTTGGCCGAGCAGACGCGCGTGGCCGTGGGCGAGCCCGTGGCGCGCGGCGACGGCTCGTTCGAAGTCCACGGAGTCCTGAGCAACATCGGACTGGCCGCGGGCTTTGACTGGCAGGAGTGCGGCGTGTTCGCCCGGGACCCGGACCTGCCCCAGAGCTCGGACGAGATCCTGTACATGGTCACGCACGTCGAGGACCCGGCGCAGGCCGACTACATCCCGGCCCAGGGCGGCAACAACCTGGTGGAGCTCGATTTCACCTTCCTGATGCGCTCGGCCGCCGGCGTGCAGGTTCGAGCTGTGCTCGAAGACACGCTGGTCATCGCCACCAAGCGCGACGTGGAGAACCACGCCCGGTTCGCTCGGCTCACGGCCCTGACCGGCGGCGTGGCAGGGGCTTTGGACGCCATCTCCTGGGGCGAGTGCAAGGCCAAAGAGCTGGCCGTGGTGGAGACTTCGCCCGGAGTGCTCACCTTCTACCGCTTCGACAAGGACAGCCTGGCTGACGAGGCAGTGCCCGAAGTCATCACGCCGGACAGCGCCGAGGCAAACCCCGGCCGCTGGGTGCTCGCGCGGCCCGAGACGGCCCTGGCAGTGCTGGGAGCCACGAGCGCGGCCACTGCCGGCGCTTATATGCTGCGCGACAGCGCGGGCCGGGCCAAAGTCGCCGCGCCGCTTGCCGATGACGACATAGCCCGCAAGGCAGATATCAATGCCGCTACGCCGGCCGGGACCGTGGCCTTCTTCGCGCGCAGCAGCTCGCCCGAGGGCTGGCTCAAGTGCAACGGCGCGGCTGTGGGCCGCGCAACCTATGCCGGCTTGTTCGCGGCCATCGGCACATCTTTTGGAGCTGGAGACGGGAGCACGACATTCAAACTGCCGGATCTGCGCGGAGAGTTCGTCAGGGGGTGGGATGACGGACGGGGGGCCGATATCGGGCGAGTCTTTGGCAGTGCACAGGCGGATGCGTTCAGAGCACACAACCACAATCCGCAGATCTATGCGCACTGGGAAGGTGGACCAGGAGGCTGGTCACTCGACAGAGATAATCAAAGCTCGAATTGGCAGGGAATCTCGTCAAGCACTGTAGGTGGAGTTGAGACTCGCCCCCGCAACATGGCCCTGCTGGCCTGCATAAAATACTAG
- a CDS encoding phage tail protein I, whose translation MSRKLVEVGLLEFLPPSLSGDEAVRAAALALDARLRGVLASSRNSLLWARIDELDEAVLTHLAARLHVDVWDPDWSLARKRTAVRNAVQVHRYKGTAQAVRLALAPFAAVRMEEWFEYGGAPYTFRVLVDTQVGSEALYQDIRKAVNEVKNVRSHFEAIRLPRESTGKAGMVGILHAGYRLTLS comes from the coding sequence ATGAGTAGGAAGCTTGTCGAGGTCGGCCTGCTGGAGTTCCTGCCGCCATCTCTTAGCGGCGACGAAGCCGTCAGGGCCGCGGCCCTGGCCCTGGACGCCAGGCTGCGCGGCGTGCTCGCCTCCAGCCGCAATAGCCTCCTGTGGGCGCGCATCGACGAGCTGGACGAGGCCGTGCTGACCCACCTGGCCGCGAGGCTGCACGTGGACGTGTGGGACCCTGACTGGAGCCTTGCGCGCAAACGCACGGCCGTGCGCAACGCGGTGCAGGTGCACCGCTACAAGGGCACGGCCCAGGCCGTGCGCCTGGCCCTGGCGCCGTTTGCCGCCGTGCGCATGGAGGAGTGGTTCGAGTACGGCGGAGCCCCGTACACCTTTCGCGTGCTCGTGGACACACAGGTCGGAAGCGAAGCGCTCTACCAGGACATCCGCAAGGCCGTGAACGAGGTCAAGAACGTGCGCAGCCACTTCGAGGCCATCCGCCTGCCCCGCGAGAGCACGGGCAAGGCCGGCATGGTCGGCATCCTCCATGCGGGCTATCGCCTGACACTGTCCTGA
- a CDS encoding baseplate assembly protein — protein MNLKTLPAVSFCETDAAKVRDAILLAHQGFTGRSLAPGAPERLFLEALAAIVVQQNVLIDLAGKRNLVALADGEYLDHIGVLSDVQRLPAVPAQVTLRFSRPQAPEYPVAIPAGTRATPDHVLVFETTAPAEIEANKFHVDVTARCREAGTLGNGYVTGQINRLMDALLDVTAVTNTTESAGGCDEEDDEHFRERVVISPESFSTAGPAGAYVYWAKSASALVSDVSVHSPAPGVVEVRLLLAGGEIPGQDILDLVKDALTAEKRRPLTDSVEVLAPTPVPFDLDVTYWVYAEDKLALASIQAAVNAAVDEYVAWQSARLGRDLNPSELIGRIRAAGAKRAEVASPAYTALDLSQVARLGSKNVSYGGLEDE, from the coding sequence GTGAACCTCAAGACCCTGCCCGCGGTGTCCTTTTGCGAGACCGACGCGGCCAAGGTCAGGGACGCAATCCTGCTCGCGCATCAGGGATTCACGGGCCGCAGCCTGGCGCCCGGCGCGCCGGAGCGGCTGTTCCTGGAGGCCCTGGCCGCGATCGTCGTGCAGCAGAACGTGCTCATCGACCTGGCCGGCAAGCGCAACCTCGTGGCCCTGGCCGACGGCGAGTACCTGGACCACATCGGGGTGCTCTCGGACGTGCAGCGCCTGCCCGCTGTCCCGGCTCAGGTAACGCTACGTTTCTCCAGGCCCCAGGCCCCGGAGTACCCCGTGGCCATACCGGCCGGCACGCGGGCCACGCCCGACCATGTGCTCGTCTTCGAGACCACGGCCCCGGCCGAGATAGAGGCCAACAAATTCCACGTGGACGTGACGGCCCGATGCCGGGAAGCCGGCACGCTCGGCAACGGCTACGTGACCGGCCAGATCAACCGTCTCATGGACGCGCTGCTCGACGTCACGGCCGTGACGAACACGACCGAGAGCGCGGGCGGCTGCGACGAGGAGGATGACGAGCACTTCCGCGAGCGCGTGGTCATCTCACCCGAGTCGTTCTCCACGGCCGGCCCGGCCGGGGCCTACGTGTACTGGGCCAAGAGCGCCAGCGCGCTGGTCTCGGACGTGTCCGTGCACTCGCCGGCTCCGGGCGTGGTCGAGGTCCGGCTGCTGCTGGCCGGCGGCGAGATCCCGGGCCAGGACATCCTCGACCTTGTCAAGGATGCGCTCACGGCCGAGAAGCGCCGGCCGCTCACGGACAGCGTGGAGGTCCTGGCCCCGACGCCCGTGCCCTTCGACCTGGACGTGACCTACTGGGTCTATGCCGAGGACAAGCTGGCCCTGGCCTCCATCCAGGCCGCGGTGAACGCGGCCGTGGACGAGTACGTGGCCTGGCAGTCGGCCAGGCTCGGCCGGGACCTGAATCCGTCCGAGCTGATCGGCCGCATCAGGGCTGCCGGGGCCAAGCGGGCGGAGGTCGCCTCTCCGGCCTACACGGCCCTGGACCTGAGCCAGGTGGCCCGGCTCGGCAGCAAGAATGTGAGCTATGGAGGCCTGGAGGATGAGTAG
- a CDS encoding GPW/gp25 family protein gives MSAEIEVTTTPVPLVIGATGLTEILQNVRVILGTPKGSVVLDRAFGVDMGWLDAPTPEAKARCAASMVQAVQRYEPRVSVARIDWRNDATDAGEGRLKPVLRIRVKEGVL, from the coding sequence ATGAGCGCTGAAATCGAAGTCACGACCACGCCCGTGCCGCTGGTAATCGGGGCGACCGGGCTGACCGAAATTCTGCAGAACGTGCGCGTCATCCTGGGCACGCCCAAGGGCAGCGTGGTCCTGGACCGCGCCTTCGGCGTGGACATGGGCTGGCTAGACGCGCCCACGCCCGAGGCCAAGGCCCGCTGCGCGGCGTCCATGGTGCAGGCCGTGCAACGTTACGAGCCGCGCGTGAGCGTGGCGCGCATCGACTGGCGCAACGACGCCACGGACGCGGGCGAGGGGCGGCTTAAGCCAGTGCTGCGCATCCGGGTCAAGGAGGGCGTGCTGTGA
- a CDS encoding phage tail protein, with amino-acid sequence MQVGSFGSIAFEVSSLGTRTFRDLERRQGLRHARHEVLDGRPRLQTLGRDLAEVSLRMRLDTAFLADPAEELELLEDCLSEAEEQPLIIGGVNLGTFVLVELSESWKQTTGKGKPMVVELQAKFMEYA; translated from the coding sequence ATGCAGGTAGGCAGTTTCGGGTCCATTGCCTTTGAAGTGTCCAGCCTGGGCACGCGCACCTTCCGCGACCTGGAGCGCAGGCAGGGCCTGCGCCACGCGCGGCACGAGGTGCTCGACGGCAGGCCGCGCCTGCAGACCCTGGGCCGGGACCTGGCCGAGGTGAGCCTGCGCATGCGCCTGGACACGGCCTTCCTGGCCGATCCGGCCGAGGAGCTGGAGCTTCTGGAGGATTGCCTGTCCGAGGCTGAGGAGCAGCCGCTCATCATCGGCGGCGTGAACCTGGGCACCTTCGTGCTCGTGGAGCTTTCGGAATCCTGGAAACAGACGACCGGCAAGGGCAAGCCCATGGTGGTCGAGCTGCAGGCCAAATTCATGGAGTACGCATGA
- a CDS encoding phage baseplate assembly protein V, translating into MLKDIERRIRSLEARLNQSVQVGEVTSVDAARGTAQVRLATPGNADGLITHDLPVLVRKTHADKDYAMPDVGEQVLCVFLPMGLETGFVLGSFYSSRDTVPVASADKWHVTFSDGTSLEYDRKEHTLTGSVLGDARLSVSESEEPGKGGNMQLDVVKNFTATVGGDQSVSVTGNQTGTVGGTLNITVTGEATVSAPKISLVSPGGSVTPLDGVVTGNCICAVLGIKHPQKSAVVFASM; encoded by the coding sequence ATGCTGAAGGACATCGAACGCAGGATCCGCAGCCTGGAGGCCAGGCTCAACCAGAGCGTGCAGGTCGGCGAGGTTACGTCCGTGGACGCGGCCAGGGGCACGGCGCAGGTGCGCCTGGCCACGCCCGGCAACGCGGACGGCCTCATCACGCACGACCTGCCCGTGCTCGTGCGCAAGACCCATGCGGACAAGGACTACGCCATGCCCGACGTGGGCGAGCAGGTCCTGTGCGTGTTCCTGCCCATGGGCCTGGAGACGGGCTTCGTGCTCGGCAGCTTCTACTCCAGCCGGGACACCGTGCCCGTGGCCAGCGCGGACAAATGGCACGTGACGTTCAGTGACGGCACGAGCCTGGAGTACGACCGCAAGGAGCACACGCTGACGGGCTCGGTCCTGGGCGACGCGCGGCTCTCGGTCAGCGAAAGCGAGGAACCCGGCAAAGGCGGCAACATGCAGCTCGATGTGGTCAAGAACTTCACGGCCACGGTGGGCGGTGACCAGAGCGTGAGCGTGACGGGCAACCAGACCGGAACCGTGGGCGGGACCCTGAACATCACGGTCACGGGCGAGGCCACGGTCAGCGCGCCGAAGATTTCGCTCGTCAGTCCGGGCGGGTCCGTGACGCCGCTGGACGGCGTGGTCACCGGCAACTGCATCTGCGCCGTGCTCGGCATAAAGCACCCGCAGAAGTCCGCGGTGGTGTTTGCGAGCATGTAG
- a CDS encoding phage late control D family protein, producing MRQAVMRITYQGKDISKDLAAYLLSASYTDHAGGMADDLTIRLRDDEGLWRGDWLPQPTERVEAVLVATDWHGPKDNHELRLGSFEVDEVRFSGAPDVVEIKASSAFLTQALRQESRSRGWKSTSLKAVAGQIAKEAKISLDWQAPTACTFERLDQRDESDLSFLDRLCRERSLELKVHDGKLVVYSPKDQEAQAPAMTIERGVATLSGYSLAYRTSGTYRACAVIWKDVSKAENQLHTFTPTDAPAVGQTLHVQGRVESLAGAQERARAELREANKDALSGDIPLMGQPGLAAGMVVKLKGFGSFDKPNWFIEQCVHSLDASGGFRTDLSIRKILEY from the coding sequence ATGCGCCAGGCAGTCATGCGCATTACCTACCAGGGCAAGGACATCAGCAAGGACCTGGCCGCGTACCTGCTAAGCGCCAGCTACACGGACCATGCCGGCGGCATGGCCGACGACCTGACCATCCGCCTGCGAGACGACGAGGGGCTGTGGCGCGGCGACTGGCTGCCGCAGCCCACGGAGCGCGTGGAGGCCGTGCTCGTCGCCACGGACTGGCACGGGCCCAAGGACAATCACGAGCTGCGCCTGGGCAGCTTCGAGGTGGACGAGGTGCGCTTCAGCGGCGCGCCGGACGTGGTCGAGATCAAGGCCTCCAGCGCCTTCCTCACCCAGGCCCTGCGCCAGGAGTCGCGCAGCAGGGGCTGGAAGTCCACGAGCCTCAAGGCCGTGGCCGGACAGATCGCCAAGGAGGCCAAGATATCGCTCGACTGGCAGGCCCCCACGGCCTGCACCTTCGAGCGGTTGGACCAGCGCGACGAGTCGGACCTGTCCTTCCTGGACAGGCTGTGCCGCGAGCGCAGCCTGGAGCTCAAGGTCCACGACGGAAAGCTCGTGGTCTACTCGCCCAAGGACCAGGAGGCCCAGGCTCCGGCCATGACCATCGAGCGCGGCGTGGCCACGCTGTCCGGCTACTCGCTGGCATACAGGACCAGCGGGACGTACCGGGCCTGCGCGGTCATCTGGAAGGACGTGAGCAAGGCCGAGAACCAGCTGCACACATTCACGCCGACCGACGCGCCGGCCGTGGGCCAGACCCTGCACGTGCAGGGCCGCGTGGAGTCCCTGGCCGGGGCCCAGGAGCGGGCCCGGGCCGAGCTGCGCGAGGCCAACAAGGACGCCTTAAGCGGCGACATCCCGCTCATGGGCCAGCCGGGGCTGGCGGCGGGCATGGTCGTGAAGCTCAAGGGTTTCGGGTCGTTCGACAAACCCAACTGGTTCATCGAGCAGTGCGTGCACAGCCTGGACGCATCCGGCGGCTTTCGCACGGACCTGAGCATCCGCAAGATACTGGAGTACTGA
- a CDS encoding tail protein X → MLLPNPYTTTQGDTWDLIAYRLWNDETRMHLLLAANPQQQEVAVFSAGVVLNVPELPAAAPAATLPPWRR, encoded by the coding sequence GTGCTTTTGCCTAACCCATACACCACGACCCAGGGCGACACCTGGGATCTCATCGCCTATCGCCTGTGGAATGACGAGACGCGCATGCACCTGCTGCTGGCGGCCAACCCGCAGCAGCAGGAGGTGGCCGTGTTCTCGGCCGGCGTGGTTCTCAACGTCCCCGAACTGCCGGCTGCCGCGCCCGCGGCCACGCTGCCGCCCTGGAGGCGATGA
- a CDS encoding phage tail assembly protein has protein sequence MSDIRSITLDTPVDVDGQKTSQLSLRVSRKVRDRLAAARLARESYGREHGNEETEICLFAVLAGVPVQSIEELEIADYAKLQEAYAGDGFLSRSSNSGEPSSPSAATQAGD, from the coding sequence GTGAGCGACATACGCAGCATCACCCTGGACACCCCGGTGGACGTGGACGGCCAAAAGACCAGCCAGCTCAGCCTGCGCGTGAGCCGCAAGGTGCGCGACCGCCTGGCCGCGGCCAGGCTGGCCCGCGAGTCCTACGGCCGCGAGCACGGCAACGAGGAGACCGAGATCTGCCTGTTCGCCGTGCTGGCCGGAGTGCCCGTGCAGAGCATCGAGGAGCTGGAGATCGCGGACTACGCCAAGCTGCAGGAGGCTTACGCAGGGGACGGTTTTTTGTCCCGGAGCTCGAACTCCGGCGAGCCGTCCTCGCCCTCTGCCGCTACGCAGGCTGGGGATTAG
- a CDS encoding phage major tail tube protein translates to MSKIPEKIIGFRCYQDGEVLLGVVDAQLPEPELMTETVSGAGIAGEYESPVMGHFKSMTTTIKFRTVTAAALRLGKASAVHLELRGSIQVHDGGSGRLTPMPLRVIVKGLPKKSGLGKLEVGKPMDAEYVFETTYLKVELNGKEELEIDKLNYIHKVGGEDQLAEVRTQLGM, encoded by the coding sequence ATGAGCAAGATTCCCGAGAAGATCATCGGCTTCCGCTGCTACCAGGACGGCGAAGTCCTGCTTGGCGTCGTGGACGCCCAGCTCCCCGAGCCCGAGCTCATGACCGAGACGGTCTCGGGCGCGGGCATCGCCGGCGAGTACGAAAGCCCGGTCATGGGCCACTTCAAGTCCATGACCACGACCATCAAGTTCCGCACGGTCACGGCCGCGGCCCTGCGCCTTGGCAAGGCTTCGGCCGTGCACCTGGAGCTGCGCGGCTCCATCCAGGTCCATGACGGCGGCTCCGGGCGCCTTACGCCCATGCCCCTGCGCGTGATCGTCAAGGGCCTGCCCAAGAAGAGCGGCCTGGGCAAGCTCGAGGTGGGCAAGCCCATGGACGCCGAGTACGTGTTCGAGACGACCTACTTGAAGGTCGAACTGAACGGGAAGGAGGAGCTTGAGATCGACAAGCTCAACTACATCCACAAGGTGGGCGGCGAGGATCAGCTCGCCGAGGTCCGCACCCAGCTGGGCATGTAA